Proteins encoded within one genomic window of Thiothrix litoralis:
- a CDS encoding TetR/AcrR family transcriptional regulator, producing MQIRATNPEDKEQRREAILDAAEQLWLSQPERTSNVAEIASAAGLAKGTVYLYFRSKEELFLGIHERHVGTFFQRMTQRALQDKPMSLDSMFNINRQFLMDTPAFLPLATLCHGLLERQIPLEIAYAFEERTYTHLNQVVTALQRHFPQANQPLMMQSYALMLGLWQLLRPTPLKELMQERSLLSTGNNDYLDMLEAALHALWRGSLTSKD from the coding sequence ATGCAAATCCGTGCCACCAACCCCGAAGACAAGGAGCAGCGCCGCGAAGCGATCCTTGATGCTGCCGAACAACTTTGGCTTTCACAGCCTGAGCGCACCTCCAATGTAGCAGAAATTGCCAGCGCGGCGGGGCTCGCCAAAGGCACAGTTTACCTGTATTTCCGCAGCAAGGAAGAGTTGTTCCTCGGCATTCACGAGCGCCATGTCGGCACGTTTTTCCAGCGGATGACACAACGCGCCCTACAAGACAAACCGATGTCGTTGGACAGCATGTTCAATATCAACCGTCAGTTTCTGATGGATACGCCCGCTTTCCTGCCACTCGCGACACTCTGTCACGGCTTACTGGAACGGCAAATACCACTGGAAATCGCTTACGCGTTTGAAGAACGCACCTACACCCATCTGAACCAAGTGGTCACCGCGCTGCAACGCCATTTTCCGCAAGCAAACCAGCCGTTGATGATGCAAAGCTACGCCCTGATGCTGGGCTTATGGCAATTACTGCGCCCTACCCCGTTGAAAGAGCTCATGCAAGAGCGTTCCTTACTATCCACTGGCAACAATGACTACCTCGACATGCTGGAAGCAGCCCTGCACGCCCTGTGGCGCGGCTCACTCACCTCAAAGGACTGA
- a CDS encoding efflux RND transporter permease subunit, giving the protein MNVSAWSIRNPVPAILLFALLTFLGIGGFKSLGIQQFPDIELPIITVSMALEGASPTQLETEVARKVENAVASLSGIKHIYANLTDGMAVVSVEFTIDKDNEVAQNEVRNAVDTIRATLPAAMTDPVVSKISTTGSPILTVTVASDKLDEQGLSWFVDNEVTKELLATKGVGRVSRLGGVDREVQVNLDPTRMSGLGVTASDISRQLLQVQQDASGGRGDVGGNIQSIRTLAAVQTADEIATLDIPLSDGRQVRLNQIAQINDTAAERSTYALLDGKPVIGFQVTRTKGASEVAVAAAARATIAQLKTAYPQVTFEEAFDTVTPVQENYDGSMLLLYEGAALAILVVFIFLRDWRATLVSAAALPLAIIPTFAVMHYFGYSLNLLTLLAMALVVGVLVDDAIVEVENIERHLRMGKTPYQAAMEAADEIGLAVIATTFTLIAVFLPTAFMGGIPGKFFEPFGITAAVAIFFSLIVARLLTPMMAAYIMKAHPQPNAKDGFIMRHYLRLARWCLRHRLITLVAALGLFAASLAIIPLLPTGFIPADDGVQTAAKLELQPGSNLDETYAVAEQARHLLADVPEITRVFTTVGYFSGDGGPFAMGASADVRKATLSMVLKNRHERSRKQGAIEADIRQRLQALPGARVTVGLGGEKMQIVLASDDAQALKTASNAVTRDLRTLKGIGNLSSSSSLQRPEIQIIPNYARAANAGITAQALSSTIQMATSGDFSAQLPKLNLPQRQIPIRVRLDKSFREDLDQIRQIKIPGSKGMVNLANVAEVRMGSGAAQIDRFDRKQNVTLDVELNGRSLGEVIAEADKLPSLQNLPAGVKRQNIGDAETMGELFGSFGTAMLIGIICIYIVLVLLLHDFLQPLTILAALPLSLGGALLALLVTGNSLSMPSVIGLLMLMGIVTKNSILLVDYAMLGLHEHGLGRFDALVDACHKRARPIVMTTIAMGAGMMPTALGLGADPSFRAPMAIVLIGGLIASTLLSLLVVPVVFTFVDDVLKGIRRLFGMAKTA; this is encoded by the coding sequence ATGAACGTCTCTGCTTGGTCGATCCGCAACCCTGTTCCCGCGATTCTGCTGTTCGCGCTGCTGACCTTCTTGGGCATTGGCGGTTTCAAGTCATTGGGTATCCAGCAATTCCCGGATATTGAATTGCCCATTATCACGGTCAGCATGGCGTTAGAGGGTGCATCCCCTACGCAATTGGAAACCGAGGTGGCGCGTAAGGTGGAAAATGCCGTCGCCAGTTTGAGCGGCATCAAGCACATTTACGCCAACCTCACCGACGGCATGGCAGTGGTCAGCGTCGAATTCACCATCGACAAAGACAACGAGGTCGCGCAAAACGAAGTGCGTAACGCGGTTGATACCATCCGCGCTACCTTGCCTGCCGCCATGACTGACCCGGTGGTATCCAAAATCAGCACCACTGGCAGCCCTATCCTGACCGTGACGGTTGCTTCCGACAAGCTGGACGAGCAAGGCTTGTCATGGTTTGTGGACAATGAAGTCACCAAGGAATTGCTGGCCACCAAAGGCGTCGGGCGGGTATCACGACTCGGCGGCGTTGACCGCGAAGTGCAGGTCAACCTCGACCCCACCCGTATGAGCGGCTTGGGCGTTACCGCCAGCGATATTTCCCGGCAATTGCTGCAAGTGCAACAGGATGCCTCCGGCGGGCGCGGCGATGTGGGCGGCAATATCCAGTCGATCCGCACCCTTGCTGCGGTGCAAACGGCGGATGAAATCGCTACGCTCGATATTCCCCTCTCCGATGGGCGACAGGTGCGCCTTAACCAGATTGCGCAAATCAACGACACTGCCGCCGAACGTTCCACCTATGCCTTGCTGGATGGCAAACCTGTCATCGGCTTTCAAGTCACCCGCACTAAGGGCGCAAGCGAAGTGGCGGTTGCAGCAGCGGCTCGCGCTACTATTGCACAGCTCAAAACCGCTTACCCGCAAGTCACTTTTGAAGAAGCCTTCGACACCGTGACCCCGGTGCAGGAAAACTACGACGGTTCAATGCTCTTGCTGTATGAAGGTGCTGCCCTCGCGATTCTGGTGGTTTTCATTTTCCTGCGTGACTGGCGGGCAACGCTGGTGTCGGCGGCGGCGCTGCCGCTGGCCATCATCCCCACCTTTGCGGTGATGCACTATTTCGGCTATTCCCTCAACCTGCTGACCTTGCTGGCAATGGCGCTGGTAGTCGGGGTTTTGGTCGATGACGCGATTGTAGAAGTGGAAAACATCGAACGCCACTTGCGCATGGGCAAAACGCCTTATCAAGCCGCGATGGAAGCCGCCGACGAAATCGGCCTCGCGGTCATTGCCACCACGTTTACACTGATTGCCGTATTCCTGCCGACCGCTTTCATGGGCGGGATACCGGGGAAATTCTTTGAACCGTTCGGCATTACCGCAGCGGTGGCGATTTTCTTCTCGCTGATCGTGGCGCGGCTGCTCACGCCGATGATGGCGGCTTACATCATGAAAGCGCACCCCCAGCCCAACGCTAAAGATGGCTTCATTATGCGCCACTACCTGCGGCTAGCACGCTGGTGTTTACGCCATCGCCTGATCACGCTGGTAGCCGCGCTTGGCTTGTTTGCGGCCTCGCTGGCCATTATCCCGCTCTTACCCACAGGCTTTATCCCGGCAGATGACGGGGTGCAAACCGCCGCCAAACTCGAATTGCAACCGGGCAGCAACCTCGATGAAACCTACGCCGTCGCAGAACAAGCTCGCCATTTGCTGGCAGACGTGCCGGAAATTACCCGCGTATTTACCACAGTCGGCTATTTCAGTGGCGACGGTGGCCCATTTGCGATGGGGGCAAGTGCCGACGTGCGCAAAGCCACCCTGAGCATGGTGCTGAAAAACCGCCACGAACGCAGCCGCAAGCAAGGCGCTATCGAAGCTGACATCCGCCAACGCCTGCAAGCCTTGCCGGGCGCACGGGTAACGGTCGGGCTAGGCGGCGAAAAGATGCAAATTGTTCTGGCCAGCGATGATGCGCAAGCCTTGAAAACAGCGTCCAATGCCGTCACCCGCGACTTGCGTACCCTGAAAGGTATCGGCAATTTGTCGTCCAGTTCCAGCTTGCAACGCCCGGAAATCCAGATTATCCCCAACTATGCGCGGGCGGCGAATGCGGGCATTACCGCGCAAGCCTTGTCCAGCACCATCCAGATGGCCACCAGCGGGGATTTTTCCGCGCAATTGCCCAAGCTGAACTTGCCACAACGCCAGATTCCGATCCGGGTACGGCTGGATAAATCCTTCCGCGAAGATTTGGATCAAATCCGCCAGATCAAAATTCCTGGCAGCAAAGGCATGGTCAACCTTGCCAATGTCGCCGAGGTGCGCATGGGCAGCGGCGCAGCGCAAATCGACCGTTTCGACCGCAAGCAAAACGTGACACTGGATGTGGAACTCAACGGGCGCAGCTTGGGCGAGGTGATCGCCGAAGCGGATAAGCTCCCCTCACTGCAAAACCTGCCCGCTGGGGTTAAACGCCAGAATATCGGCGATGCGGAAACCATGGGGGAATTGTTCGGCAGTTTCGGTACGGCAATGCTGATCGGGATCATCTGTATTTACATCGTGCTGGTGTTGTTGCTGCACGACTTCCTGCAACCGTTGACGATTCTAGCGGCGCTGCCCTTGTCGCTGGGCGGGGCATTGCTGGCCTTGCTGGTCACGGGCAATAGCCTGTCGATGCCATCGGTAATTGGCTTGCTGATGCTGATGGGGATTGTGACCAAGAACTCGATCTTGCTGGTGGATTACGCCATGCTGGGGCTGCATGAACATGGGTTGGGGCGCTTTGATGCACTGGTGGATGCTTGCCACAAACGCGCAAGGCCAATTGTGATGACCACGATTGCAATGGGCGCGGGGATGATGCCGACCGCGCTGGGGTTGGGCGCTGACCCCAGCTTCCGTGCACCGATGGCGATTGTGCTGATTGGCGGGCTGATTGCGTCGACCTTGCTGAGTTTGTTGGTCGTGCCAGTGGTGTTTACGTTTGTGGATGATGTGCTGAAAGGGATTCGGCGGCTGTTTGGGATGGCGAAGACGGCGTAG
- a CDS encoding RNA-guided endonuclease InsQ/TnpB family protein yields MPTKRAYKFRFYPDLQQEKLLAQTFGCVRYVYNSILRYRTDAYDQAQEKVSYLGANARLTAIKQWPELLFLNEVSSVPLQQCLRNQQTAFKNFFEGRAKYPVFKSKKHRQSVEFTYRAFTFRNGELKLAKCAAPLDIRWSQPLPAAPTTVTVSKDQAGRYFVSCLCEFEPTLLPVTDKKVGIDVGIKDLFVTSDGFKSGNPGHTAQHAAKLAKYQRRLAKKKFGSKNRLKAKRNVARVHAKISDCRSDNLHKLSRKLINENQVVCAENLAVKNMIKHPTLAKHIADASWGEFTRQLEYKAHWAGRTYVEIDRFFPSSKRCNGCGFVKANMPLDVRSWECPECGATHDRDVNAARNILAAGLAVLAFGENVSGDGISVSLSCSR; encoded by the coding sequence ATGCCAACGAAACGCGCCTACAAATTCCGGTTTTACCCAGACCTGCAACAAGAAAAGTTGCTGGCGCAGACGTTTGGTTGTGTGCGTTACGTGTACAACAGCATTTTGCGTTACCGCACGGATGCTTACGATCAGGCTCAGGAAAAGGTCAGTTACCTGGGTGCTAATGCGCGATTGACCGCCATCAAACAATGGCCTGAGCTGCTTTTCTTGAATGAAGTCTCCAGTGTTCCGCTGCAACAATGCTTGCGGAACCAACAAACCGCGTTCAAGAACTTTTTTGAGGGCAGGGCAAAATACCCTGTCTTCAAATCCAAAAAGCACCGACAGTCGGTAGAATTTACTTACCGTGCTTTTACATTCCGCAACGGTGAATTGAAGCTGGCTAAGTGCGCTGCGCCGCTGGACATTCGATGGAGCCAGCCACTTCCTGCTGCCCCGACCACTGTCACCGTGTCCAAAGATCAGGCCGGACGCTATTTCGTGTCTTGCTTGTGTGAATTTGAACCCACGCTGTTGCCCGTCACCGACAAAAAGGTGGGCATTGACGTGGGCATCAAGGATTTGTTCGTCACTAGCGACGGCTTCAAGTCCGGCAATCCCGGCCACACCGCCCAACACGCGGCTAAACTGGCGAAATACCAACGCCGTCTTGCCAAGAAGAAATTTGGCAGCAAGAATCGGCTGAAAGCTAAACGCAACGTTGCCCGTGTTCACGCGAAGATTTCCGATTGCCGGTCGGACAACTTGCACAAGCTGTCCCGCAAACTGATTAACGAGAACCAAGTGGTTTGCGCTGAAAACCTCGCCGTGAAAAACATGATTAAACACCCAACATTAGCCAAGCACATTGCCGATGCGAGTTGGGGGGAATTCACCCGCCAGCTTGAATACAAAGCCCACTGGGCAGGCAGGACGTATGTCGAAATCGACCGTTTCTTCCCTTCCAGCAAACGCTGTAACGGCTGCGGGTTCGTGAAAGCAAACATGCCGCTGGACGTGCGGTCTTGGGAATGCCCGGAATGTGGCGCAACCCACGACCGTGACGTGAATGCAGCACGTAACATTTTAGCCGCCGGACTGGCGGTGTTAGCCTTTGGAGAGAATGTTAGCGGTGATGGCATTTCGGTGTCGTTGTCCTGTTCTCGATGA
- a CDS encoding efflux RND transporter periplasmic adaptor subunit: MKKIIPLLLLLTLGACKEPEIPATVIRPAQVWTVSDQATTRNGVTYSGETKAREEADLAFRVSGKVITRKVDPGDSVKAGQVLASLDTTDLNLNINTARASLAAAEADFTQAKTELARVSTLRRKQFIGQASLDSAQAAHDAAAAKVASAKAQLKLSGNQASYTELRAEQPGIITQVNIEAGQVIAAGTPAAHIAYAGERDIHIRVGEATAQTLQTGALTDIKLWSQPDTVFQGKVREISPATDTTRSFLVKISLLNPPADLRLGVTADVSLVSTTTEASHWLPASALFQQGQQTAVWVVNTDQQVQLLPIKVLAYHESGVTVTGLQPGTKVIAAGVHKLSAGQVINPVPYDGAEAS; this comes from the coding sequence ATGAAAAAAATCATTCCACTCCTGCTGTTACTCACACTAGGCGCATGTAAAGAACCCGAAATACCGGCAACCGTGATCCGCCCCGCGCAAGTCTGGACAGTCAGCGACCAAGCCACTACCCGCAATGGCGTCACCTATTCCGGCGAAACCAAAGCACGCGAGGAAGCCGACCTTGCCTTCCGGGTGAGTGGCAAAGTCATTACCCGCAAGGTTGACCCCGGTGATAGCGTCAAAGCCGGGCAAGTGCTCGCCAGCCTCGACACCACCGATTTAAACCTCAATATCAACACCGCCCGCGCCAGCCTCGCTGCGGCGGAAGCCGATTTCACCCAAGCCAAAACCGAGCTGGCACGCGTCAGCACATTGCGCCGCAAGCAATTCATCGGGCAAGCCTCACTGGATAGCGCCCAAGCCGCGCATGATGCCGCTGCCGCCAAAGTTGCCTCTGCCAAAGCCCAGCTCAAACTGAGCGGCAATCAAGCAAGCTATACCGAACTCCGCGCCGAGCAACCCGGCATCATTACCCAAGTTAATATTGAAGCGGGGCAAGTCATCGCCGCCGGAACCCCCGCCGCCCACATTGCTTACGCAGGCGAACGCGACATCCATATCCGTGTGGGCGAAGCCACCGCTCAAACCCTGCAAACCGGCGCACTGACCGACATCAAACTCTGGTCACAACCCGACACCGTATTTCAGGGCAAGGTACGTGAAATTTCCCCCGCCACCGATACCACCCGTAGCTTTCTGGTCAAAATAAGTTTGCTCAACCCGCCAGCCGATTTACGCTTGGGGGTCACGGCAGATGTCAGTCTGGTCAGCACGACCACCGAAGCCAGCCACTGGTTGCCTGCCTCCGCCCTGTTCCAGCAAGGCCAGCAAACTGCCGTATGGGTGGTGAATACTGACCAGCAAGTGCAATTACTTCCCATCAAAGTGCTCGCTTACCACGAAAGCGGCGTCACCGTGACTGGCCTGCAACCAGGTACAAAAGTGATTGCTGCCGGTGTCCACAAACTCAGTGCTGGGCAAGTCATCAACCCCGTTCCTTATGACGGTGCGGAGGCTTCTTGA
- a CDS encoding efflux RND transporter permease subunit, giving the protein MNVSAWSIRNPVPAILLFALLTFLGVKGFKALGIQNFPDIDLPTITVNASLEGADPEQLESEVARKIENQLATIAGVKHIRTTLTDSSANIATEFDIDKDTEVALNEVRNAVDTIRANLPAQMNDPIVSKVTTAGSSLVTFTVASPNMDEEALSWFVDNDITRKLMAVKGVGKVSRVGGVNREVRISLNPALMAGLGVTSADVSARLGQMQQDAPGGRGDVGGSTQSVRTLGRVKTADELASIDIPLSNGRHVRLDQIARVEDTIAERSTHALLNGQEVVGFQITRTRGASEIAVVDGVRAELTKFATSHPQVKIEEAYNSVERIQANYTGSMHLLYEGAALAILVVLLFLRDWRATFVSAAALPLAIIPTFAAMQYFGFSLNILTLLALALVVGVLVDDAIVEVENIERHLRMGKTPYQAAMEASDEIGLAVVATTFTLVAVFLPTAFMGGIPGKFFESFGITAAVSVVFSLLVARLLTPMMAAYMLKPHKASNNKEPEGDGWIMRSYLKTVSWCLKHRFITVGLAIALFIGSLMLAQLLPKGFVPPADTALTSVSLELQPGSTLEESLALSEQARQLLAPMTDVKKVFAVAGGGGGGVSSGPMQESSAADVRKASLTLQLTTREERSRSQTEVESEIRTRLKPLPGVRFTVGSGGSGDKMQVVLASDDGGLLLTAAQAAERDLRTLQGIGNVVSGASLQRPEIHITPNFTRAAELGVTTEALGAVVRIATSGDFSTRLPKLNLPQRQIPIRVELERSVRENLDTIRQLRIPGRNGSVPLSAVATVEMGSGPAQLARFDRMRNVSIDVELNGLPVGQVMAEVDKLPSMQTLPPGVIRQSSGDAERMAELFGGFGGAMLIGVMLIYIVLVLLFHDFLQPITILTALPLSVGGAFVALLLTGMSFSMPAVIGLLMLMGIVTKNSILLVDYAVMARERDQTGRIPALIDACHKRARPIVMTTIAMGAGMMPTALGLAADPSFRQPMAIVVIGGLIASTFLSLLVVPAVFTFIDDILVGFRKVSGKLKHA; this is encoded by the coding sequence ATGAATGTATCCGCTTGGTCAATCCGTAATCCGGTTCCCGCCATCCTGCTGTTTGCGCTGCTGACATTCCTCGGTGTCAAAGGCTTCAAAGCACTAGGTATCCAGAACTTCCCCGACATTGACCTGCCTACCATTACGGTCAATGCCTCGCTGGAAGGCGCTGACCCGGAACAGCTCGAAAGCGAAGTCGCCCGCAAGATTGAAAACCAGCTTGCCACCATTGCCGGTGTCAAGCACATCCGCACCACCCTGACCGACAGTTCGGCGAACATTGCCACCGAATTCGACATCGACAAGGATACCGAAGTCGCCCTCAACGAAGTGCGCAACGCGGTCGACACCATCCGCGCCAATTTGCCCGCGCAAATGAACGACCCGATCGTTTCCAAAGTCACCACCGCAGGTAGCTCGCTAGTCACCTTCACCGTTGCCTCCCCGAATATGGATGAGGAAGCGCTCTCGTGGTTTGTCGACAACGACATTACCCGCAAACTCATGGCCGTTAAAGGCGTTGGCAAAGTCTCACGGGTCGGCGGCGTCAACCGTGAAGTGCGCATCTCGCTCAACCCGGCACTGATGGCAGGCTTGGGCGTCACCTCGGCTGATGTTTCCGCTCGCTTGGGGCAAATGCAGCAAGATGCCCCCGGCGGACGAGGCGATGTCGGTGGCAGCACCCAATCCGTGCGCACGCTGGGGCGGGTGAAAACCGCTGATGAACTCGCCAGCATCGACATCCCCCTATCCAACGGGCGGCATGTCCGTCTGGATCAGATTGCCCGCGTTGAAGACACTATTGCCGAACGTTCCACCCACGCCTTGCTGAATGGGCAAGAAGTCGTCGGTTTCCAGATCACCCGTACACGCGGCGCGAGTGAAATTGCCGTGGTCGATGGCGTGCGAGCCGAGTTGACAAAATTTGCCACCAGCCACCCGCAAGTCAAGATTGAGGAAGCCTACAACTCGGTTGAACGGATTCAAGCCAACTACACTGGCTCGATGCACCTGCTCTACGAAGGTGCAGCCCTCGCCATTTTGGTGGTACTGCTGTTCCTGCGTGACTGGCGGGCAACCTTTGTGTCGGCAGCCGCCTTGCCACTGGCGATAATCCCTACCTTTGCGGCGATGCAATATTTCGGCTTTTCCCTCAATATCCTCACCCTGCTGGCGCTTGCCTTGGTCGTGGGGGTACTGGTCGATGATGCCATTGTGGAAGTGGAAAACATCGAACGTCACTTGCGTATGGGTAAAACCCCGTATCAAGCCGCAATGGAAGCTTCTGATGAAATCGGCCTCGCCGTTGTTGCCACCACCTTTACGCTGGTTGCCGTATTCCTACCCACAGCCTTCATGGGCGGCATACCGGGGAAATTCTTTGAATCCTTTGGCATTACCGCTGCGGTGTCGGTGGTATTTTCACTCTTGGTGGCGCGATTACTCACGCCCATGATGGCGGCCTACATGCTCAAGCCGCACAAAGCGTCCAACAACAAGGAGCCAGAGGGTGACGGCTGGATCATGCGCTCTTACCTCAAAACCGTCAGTTGGTGTTTGAAGCATCGCTTTATCACCGTCGGCTTGGCGATTGCTCTGTTCATTGGTTCCCTGATGCTGGCTCAATTGCTACCGAAAGGCTTCGTACCACCGGCTGACACTGCATTAACCTCGGTGTCACTGGAATTACAACCGGGCAGCACGTTGGAAGAATCCCTAGCACTTTCTGAACAAGCGCGGCAGTTACTCGCACCAATGACCGATGTAAAAAAAGTCTTCGCGGTAGCAGGTGGCGGTGGTGGTGGCGTCAGCAGCGGCCCTATGCAGGAAAGCAGCGCAGCGGATGTGCGTAAAGCCAGCCTCACTCTGCAACTCACCACCCGCGAAGAACGTTCACGTTCACAAACCGAAGTGGAAAGCGAAATCCGTACCCGCCTGAAACCATTGCCGGGGGTACGCTTCACCGTAGGTTCTGGCGGTTCTGGCGACAAAATGCAGGTGGTACTTGCCAGTGATGATGGCGGCTTGCTGCTCACCGCTGCTCAAGCGGCGGAACGCGATTTGCGCACCCTGCAAGGCATTGGCAACGTGGTTTCTGGCGCTAGCCTGCAACGCCCCGAAATCCACATCACTCCCAATTTCACCCGCGCGGCAGAATTAGGTGTGACCACTGAAGCCTTGGGTGCTGTGGTACGAATCGCCACCAGCGGCGACTTTTCCACCCGTTTGCCCAAGCTGAATTTGCCACAACGGCAAATCCCGATTCGGGTGGAATTGGAACGTTCAGTGCGCGAAAATCTGGATACCATCCGCCAATTACGCATTCCGGGGCGCAACGGTTCCGTGCCACTCTCTGCCGTGGCGACAGTCGAAATGGGCAGCGGCCCAGCACAACTCGCCCGCTTTGACCGGATGCGTAACGTCAGTATCGACGTGGAATTGAACGGCTTACCCGTCGGGCAAGTGATGGCGGAAGTGGATAAATTGCCCTCCATGCAAACCTTGCCACCGGGTGTTATCCGCCAATCGTCGGGCGATGCCGAGCGCATGGCGGAACTGTTCGGCGGCTTCGGCGGTGCGATGCTAATTGGCGTTATGCTGATTTATATTGTATTGGTACTGCTATTCCACGACTTCTTGCAACCGATCACTATTTTGACAGCATTACCACTGTCGGTAGGCGGGGCATTCGTCGCGCTGTTGTTGACGGGGATGAGTTTCTCGATGCCTGCGGTTATCGGCTTGCTGATGCTGATGGGGATTGTGACCAAAAACTCGATCCTGTTAGTGGATTACGCGGTCATGGCGCGGGAACGTGACCAAACCGGGCGTATCCCTGCGCTGATCGACGCTTGCCACAAACGGGCACGCCCGATTGTGATGACCACGATTGCGATGGGCGCGGGAATGATGCCAACCGCGCTGGGGTTGGCAGCCGACCCCAGCTTCCGCCAGCCGATGGCGATTGTGGTGATTGGCGGCTTGATCGCCTCAACCTTCCTGAGTTTGTTGGTGGTTCCAGCCGTGTTTACCTTTATTGATGACATTTTGGTCGGCTTCAGGAAAGTCAGCGGGAAATTGAAACATGCGTAA
- a CDS encoding YajD family HNH nuclease yields the protein MNPDHAKIVLNARKNADERAKGYREQALKLYPWICGRCAREFSHANLRELTVHHRDHNHDNNPQDGSNWELLCLYCHDNEHQKQIEAEHGGSAGTKGPAAATHNPFADLKARMGKK from the coding sequence ATGAATCCAGATCACGCCAAAATTGTCCTGAATGCCCGCAAAAACGCGGATGAACGCGCCAAAGGCTACCGCGAACAAGCCTTGAAACTGTACCCGTGGATTTGTGGGCGTTGCGCCCGCGAATTCAGCCATGCCAACTTGCGTGAATTGACCGTGCACCACCGCGACCACAACCACGACAATAACCCGCAGGATGGCAGTAATTGGGAATTGCTGTGCCTGTATTGCCACGACAACGAACACCAGAAGCAGATCGAAGCGGAACATGGTGGTTCAGCAGGTACGAAAGGGCCAGCCGCAGCGACCCACAACCCGTTTGCGGATTTGAAGGCGCGGATGGGGAAGAAGTGA